One genomic window of Polyangium aurulentum includes the following:
- a CDS encoding ATP-binding protein — protein MTLAARLLLAFGLVAILAAAIVGFSLRDASRQVIEADFEDRIEAAASGVRLELGREAEALRGLLVPLCAHDTFVDKAHLALERARGDAEAIDPGSRITMRAFVPDQARALGLDDLVLVTDKGLILGASDVARIGTRDARLAQMIASPAGKAPHLRSDPGGGEASLEVHCARASGGVVVGLVGARRIGKILDRIGKAHGVDLRVYDPAHPPVPKAEAVVHTLEIAEVPELRVVAAVRRDRLWEALGKLDGAMLVGGLAALALGLLIASMLARSLSRPIVALARETREVVAGEPRTIQGKGSRELKDLAGAFNRTIAELAAIRKRLAATERLNARREVARQIAHEIKNPLAPIRAAVETLRRLRAREDPAFDEYFEEATTTVLQEVHRIANIVTEFTRFSRLPPPNPEPIDLVAVAKGVVTLHASAPDTAERTGTRRVELVSEPIPKVMADRDQMVQVLTNLIQNGLDAASAVRPDPRVLVTIAPLSEDKVRVVVRDNGPGVSEEMRPRLFEPYATSKEKGTGLGLAIVQRIVFEHGGEISYREATKGGAVFELWLPVSGPPLLDKPPPLEVTSRPPPAKV, from the coding sequence GTGACGCTCGCTGCCCGGCTCCTGCTCGCCTTCGGCCTCGTCGCCATCCTTGCTGCGGCGATCGTGGGTTTTTCGCTGCGAGACGCGTCGCGGCAGGTCATCGAGGCCGACTTCGAGGACCGCATCGAGGCGGCGGCGAGCGGGGTGCGGCTCGAGCTGGGTCGCGAGGCGGAGGCGTTGCGGGGGCTGCTCGTGCCGCTCTGCGCGCACGACACGTTCGTCGACAAGGCGCACCTCGCGCTCGAGCGGGCGCGCGGCGACGCCGAGGCCATCGACCCGGGCAGCCGCATCACGATGCGCGCCTTCGTGCCGGATCAGGCTCGCGCGCTCGGGCTGGACGACCTGGTGCTGGTCACGGACAAGGGCTTGATCCTCGGGGCTTCGGACGTCGCGCGCATCGGGACGCGCGACGCGCGGCTCGCGCAGATGATCGCGTCTCCTGCGGGCAAGGCGCCGCATCTGCGCAGCGATCCGGGCGGCGGCGAGGCTTCGCTCGAGGTGCACTGTGCGCGCGCGAGCGGCGGCGTGGTCGTGGGCCTCGTGGGAGCGCGGCGCATCGGCAAGATCCTCGACCGGATCGGCAAGGCGCACGGCGTGGATCTGCGCGTCTACGATCCCGCGCATCCGCCCGTGCCCAAGGCCGAGGCGGTGGTGCACACGCTCGAGATCGCGGAGGTGCCCGAGCTGCGCGTGGTCGCTGCCGTGCGCCGCGACAGGCTCTGGGAGGCGCTCGGCAAGCTCGACGGCGCGATGCTCGTGGGCGGGCTGGCTGCGCTCGCGCTCGGTCTCTTGATCGCGTCGATGCTGGCGCGGAGCCTCTCGCGGCCGATCGTCGCACTCGCGCGGGAGACGCGCGAGGTCGTGGCAGGGGAGCCACGCACCATCCAGGGCAAGGGGAGCCGCGAGCTGAAGGATCTCGCTGGCGCGTTCAACCGCACGATCGCCGAGCTCGCGGCCATCCGGAAGCGCCTCGCCGCGACCGAGCGGCTGAACGCGCGGCGCGAGGTGGCGCGGCAGATCGCGCACGAGATCAAAAATCCTCTCGCGCCCATCCGAGCCGCCGTCGAGACGCTCCGGCGCCTGCGTGCGCGCGAGGATCCGGCCTTCGACGAGTACTTCGAGGAGGCGACGACGACGGTGCTGCAGGAGGTTCACCGCATCGCGAACATCGTCACCGAGTTCACGCGCTTCTCGCGCCTGCCGCCGCCGAACCCCGAGCCGATCGATCTCGTCGCGGTGGCCAAGGGCGTGGTGACGCTGCACGCCTCTGCGCCGGACACGGCCGAGCGGACGGGGACGAGGCGCGTGGAGCTGGTCTCGGAGCCGATCCCGAAGGTGATGGCCGACCGTGATCAGATGGTGCAGGTGCTGACGAACCTGATCCAGAACGGCCTCGACGCGGCGAGCGCGGTGCGCCCGGATCCGCGCGTGCTGGTGACGATCGCGCCGCTGTCGGAAGACAAGGTGCGCGTGGTGGTGCGCGACAATGGTCCCGGTGTGTCGGAGGAGATGCGGCCGAGGCTGTTCGAGCCCTACGCGACGTCGAAAGAAAAGGGCACGGGGCTCGGATTGGCGATCGTGCAGCGGATCGTATTCGAGCACGGCGGGGAGATCAGCTATCGCGAGGCGACCAAGGGCGGCGCAGTATTCGAGCTGTGGCTGCCGGTGAGCGGGCCGCCGTTATTGGATAAGCCTCCGCCGTTGGAGGTGACGTCGAGGCCGCCGCCAGCGAAAGTGTGA
- a CDS encoding methyl-accepting chemotaxis protein, with translation MNSRQLGPPVVVLVVAVLFGMTSKSLLRDYTSELFYLIGLGAAIALFAAAAAEKPGVRLGAVVDALKLAARGKKPPVPENASGEIAEVFEEIGRLARGHAELRDEVAKLEAGAVSSGLSADDVIDALQRASTGERVRAPAGTKPEMARIYAELSMVSEAIRDASRDHERRAMLAEERAASLEQRAKDAEQRVTTFEQRLMAAEQRAQTAEQNATTAEQRVQTAEQRENQRKNELTDMLAMLEADVVEAVHRVAEGERVRPPAGAKPEVARIYMELAAIGERLNDAQKRDNQRRIELAEAMSLLESELVDAVQRASEGERVRAPAGAKPEVARIYMELSALAERMSASENRERQRRSELAESLGIVDEYLPRLGDVLGTVLGSAEQAIAHAREINGSLSGFSQTIEMLATSAEESSSSILEMTATSDEVAENVGELAASVRETVSSIEEMAYSIREVAKNVDGLSLTAEETSSSMNQMDVSIDQVQSNANETARLSEEVAMDAEKGAEAILKTISEIYRIKESSQEAVSVISNLGFRIEAIGQILAVIDDVAEQTNLLALNAAILSAQAGEHGKGFAVVADEIKELADRAGGSTKEIADLIKTIQAESKNAIAAVERGAHNVDRGVEVSNEAERALKKILDSSQKSTNMVRAIARATVEQAKGSKQVTDAIGRIAETVQQIAAATAEQARGSELIMKSAEKMRTITQHVERSSQEQARGGRQMTSAIEQISAIVNNLNASQRSQIRGGEQLLEAAKKIEEAARAQEQTMRQLGTAVERLRRSVSA, from the coding sequence ATGAACTCTAGGCAGCTCGGCCCCCCTGTCGTCGTCCTCGTCGTCGCCGTCCTCTTCGGCATGACCTCCAAGTCCCTGCTGAGGGATTACACCTCCGAGCTTTTCTATCTGATCGGCCTCGGCGCAGCGATCGCCCTCTTCGCCGCAGCCGCAGCCGAAAAGCCCGGCGTGCGCCTCGGCGCGGTGGTCGATGCCTTGAAGCTCGCCGCCCGCGGAAAGAAGCCGCCCGTCCCCGAGAACGCGAGCGGCGAGATCGCGGAGGTCTTCGAGGAGATCGGCCGCCTCGCCCGCGGTCACGCCGAGCTGCGCGACGAGGTCGCCAAGCTCGAAGCAGGCGCCGTCTCGAGCGGCCTCAGCGCCGACGACGTGATCGACGCCCTGCAGCGCGCGTCGACCGGCGAGCGCGTGCGAGCCCCCGCCGGCACCAAGCCCGAGATGGCCCGCATCTACGCCGAGCTGTCGATGGTCAGCGAGGCCATCCGCGACGCAAGCCGCGACCACGAGCGCCGCGCGATGCTCGCCGAGGAGCGCGCCGCGTCCCTCGAGCAGCGCGCCAAGGACGCCGAGCAGCGCGTGACCACGTTCGAGCAGCGCCTCATGGCCGCCGAGCAGCGCGCCCAGACCGCGGAGCAGAACGCGACCACGGCCGAGCAGCGCGTGCAGACCGCGGAGCAGCGCGAGAACCAGCGCAAGAACGAGCTGACCGACATGCTCGCGATGCTCGAGGCCGACGTGGTCGAGGCCGTGCACCGCGTCGCCGAGGGCGAGCGCGTGCGTCCCCCCGCCGGCGCCAAGCCCGAGGTGGCCCGCATCTACATGGAGCTCGCCGCGATCGGCGAGCGCCTGAACGACGCGCAGAAGCGCGACAACCAGCGCCGCATCGAGCTTGCCGAGGCGATGTCGCTCCTCGAGAGCGAGCTGGTCGACGCCGTGCAGCGCGCCTCCGAAGGCGAGCGCGTGCGCGCCCCCGCCGGCGCCAAGCCCGAGGTGGCCCGCATCTACATGGAGCTGAGCGCCCTCGCCGAGCGCATGAGCGCCTCCGAGAACCGCGAGCGCCAGCGCAGGAGCGAGCTGGCCGAGTCGCTCGGGATCGTCGACGAGTACCTCCCCAGGCTCGGCGACGTGCTCGGCACGGTGCTCGGATCGGCGGAGCAGGCCATCGCGCACGCGCGCGAGATCAACGGCTCGCTCAGCGGCTTCTCGCAGACCATCGAGATGCTCGCCACGAGCGCGGAGGAGTCGTCCTCGAGCATCCTCGAGATGACCGCCACGAGCGACGAGGTCGCCGAGAACGTCGGCGAGCTGGCCGCGAGCGTGCGCGAGACGGTCTCCTCGATCGAGGAGATGGCCTACTCGATCCGCGAGGTCGCCAAGAACGTCGACGGCCTGTCGCTGACCGCCGAGGAGACCAGCTCCTCGATGAACCAGATGGACGTGTCGATCGATCAGGTGCAGTCGAACGCCAACGAGACCGCGCGCCTGTCCGAGGAGGTCGCCATGGACGCCGAGAAGGGCGCCGAGGCCATCCTCAAGACGATCAGCGAGATCTACCGCATCAAGGAGTCGAGCCAGGAGGCCGTGAGCGTCATCTCGAACCTCGGCTTCCGCATCGAGGCGATCGGGCAGATCCTCGCCGTCATCGACGACGTCGCCGAGCAGACCAACCTGCTCGCGCTGAACGCCGCCATCCTCTCGGCCCAGGCCGGCGAGCATGGCAAGGGCTTCGCGGTCGTCGCGGACGAGATCAAGGAGCTCGCCGATCGCGCAGGCGGCAGCACCAAGGAGATCGCCGACCTCATCAAGACGATCCAGGCCGAGTCGAAGAACGCGATCGCCGCCGTCGAGCGCGGCGCGCACAACGTCGACCGCGGCGTCGAGGTCTCCAACGAGGCCGAGCGCGCGCTGAAGAAGATCCTCGACAGCTCGCAGAAGTCGACGAACATGGTCCGCGCGATCGCGCGCGCCACCGTCGAGCAGGCCAAGGGCTCGAAGCAGGTCACCGACGCGATCGGCCGCATCGCCGAGACCGTGCAGCAGATCGCGGCCGCCACGGCCGAGCAGGCGCGCGGCTCGGAGCTCATCATGAAGAGCGCCGAGAAGATGCGCACCATCACGCAGCACGTCGAGCGATCGAGCCAGGAGCAGGCGCGCGGCGGACGCCAGATGACGAGCGCCATCGAGCAGATCTCCGCGATCGTCAACAACCTCAACGCCTCGCAGCGCAGCCAGATCCGCGGCGGCGAGCAGCTCCTCGAGGCCGCCAAGAAGATCGAAGAGGCGGCCCGCGCGCAGGAGCAGACCATGCGCCAGCTCGGCACCGCCGTCGAGCGGCTGCGTCGGAGCGTCTCGGCGTAG
- a CDS encoding FHA domain-containing protein produces MAITITVRSGEARVAGAGETQAEDLSLTFDLPRLVIGRGEGCDLRLPDPSVSHRHASIRQRGSEYVVVDEGSTNGTALDKVVLAPQSPRVIRSGEMVRLGRVWLEIRIDPLAVARANPAAAKALALELVSRGLEAQGEEACPKIVVVDGPDAGKELSLRDPSKRYVLGRSRETDLPLDDPDASRRHVEIGRKGDHLLVRDLGSKAGSTLEDAILGQSDVPWRVGQTLTAGGNVLAFEYPATVALAELERSPDEPLRPGEAPPPPGKDEPEEPTPEATPEPPSATPEPTPLGRAGATTPAAEGSWSLTDGMVLLFALGVLALSIVGFFWLFRR; encoded by the coding sequence ATGGCCATCACCATCACCGTCAGATCCGGCGAAGCGCGCGTGGCCGGCGCGGGCGAGACCCAAGCCGAAGACCTCTCCCTCACCTTCGACCTCCCACGCCTCGTCATCGGCCGCGGCGAGGGCTGCGACCTCAGGCTGCCGGATCCGAGCGTGAGCCACCGCCACGCGTCGATCCGGCAGCGCGGCAGCGAGTACGTCGTCGTCGACGAGGGCAGCACCAACGGCACGGCCCTCGACAAGGTGGTCCTCGCCCCGCAATCGCCCCGCGTCATCCGCTCCGGCGAGATGGTGCGCCTCGGCCGCGTGTGGCTCGAGATCCGCATCGACCCGCTCGCCGTCGCGCGCGCGAACCCCGCCGCCGCCAAGGCGCTCGCGCTCGAGCTGGTCTCGCGCGGGCTCGAAGCGCAGGGCGAGGAGGCTTGCCCCAAGATCGTCGTCGTCGACGGCCCCGACGCAGGCAAGGAGCTGTCGCTCAGGGACCCGAGCAAACGTTACGTGCTCGGACGATCGCGCGAGACCGACCTGCCCCTCGACGACCCCGACGCCTCGCGCAGGCACGTGGAGATCGGCCGGAAGGGCGACCACCTGCTCGTGCGCGATCTCGGCTCGAAGGCGGGATCGACGCTCGAGGACGCGATCCTCGGACAGAGCGACGTGCCTTGGCGCGTGGGGCAGACGCTGACCGCAGGCGGCAACGTGCTCGCGTTCGAGTACCCCGCGACCGTCGCGCTCGCCGAGCTCGAGCGGAGCCCGGACGAACCCTTGCGCCCCGGCGAGGCGCCCCCGCCGCCCGGCAAGGACGAGCCGGAAGAGCCCACGCCCGAAGCCACGCCAGAGCCGCCGTCCGCCACGCCAGAGCCCACGCCGCTCGGACGCGCGGGTGCCACGACGCCCGCCGCCGAGGGTAGCTGGAGCCTCACCGACGGCATGGTGCTGCTGTTTGCGCTCGGCGTGCTCGCGCTGAGCATCGTCGGCTTCTTCTGGCTCTTCCGACGCTGA